Proteins found in one Zea mays cultivar B73 chromosome 1, Zm-B73-REFERENCE-NAM-5.0, whole genome shotgun sequence genomic segment:
- the LOC100193188 gene encoding Casein kinase II subunit alpha-4, chloroplastic: MAWGALRSRVLPLPAPAATAAPHGLFLRFLLSTAVPHHGHHHRRRRLAPTAYAAAAAAAAEAPLPMTPRFGRATRQPGGAASVARVYADANAQRPKEYWDYESLDIQWGKQDGYEVLRKVGRGKYSEVFEGFRAGSDERCVIKILKPVKKKKIKREIKILQNLYGGPNIVKLLDIVRDDESKTPSLIFEHVNNTDFKVLYPALSDYDIRYYIFELLKALDYCHSRGIMHRDVKPHNVMIDHEKRQLRLIDWGLAEFYHPKMEYNARVASRCYKGPELLVDLLDYDYSLDLWSLGCMFAAMIFRVDPFFSGQDNYDQLVKIAEVLGTGDLYNYLEKYGLQLDPQLERLIGRHNRKPWPKFVNARNRHLATPEAIDLVDKLLRYDHQKRPTAKETMAHPYFNPVRSPESKTNSQ, from the exons ATGGCCTGGGGCGCCCTGCGCAGCCGTGTCCTTCCGCTCCCGGcacccgccgccaccgccgcgcccCACGGTCTCTTCCTACGCTTCCTTCTCTCCACCGCGGTCCCGCACCACGGGCACCACCACCGGCGCCGCCGCCTCGCCCCCACGGCCTACGCCGCCGCCGCGGCAGCTGCGGCTGAGGCGCCGCTCCCCATGACGCCGCGCTTCGGGCGGGCCACGCGGCAACCCGGTGGCGCCGCCTCGGTGGCGCGCGTCTACGCCGACGCTAACGCCCAGCGCCCCAAGGAGTACTGGGACTACGAGTCGCTCGACATCCAGTGGGG GAAGCAGGATGGGTACGAGGTGCTGCGGAAGGTGGGGAGGGGGAAGTACAGCGAGGTGTTCGAAGGGTTCCGGGCCGGGAGCGATGAGAGATGCGTCATTAAGATCCTGAAGCCCGTGAAGAAGAAGAAG ATAAAGAGGGAAATAAAGATACTTCAGAACTTATATGGAGGGCCTAACATTGTAAAACTACTTGATATTGTCAGAGATGATGAATCAAAGACACCTAGTCTGATCTTTGAACATGTCAACAACACTGACTTCAAAGTACTCTACCCTGCGTTATCTGATTATGATATCAGATACTATATTTTTGAATTATTGAAG GCACTAGATTACTGTCATTCACGCGGTATAATGCACCGAGATGTCAAACCCCACAATGTCATGATTGACCATGAAAAACGTCAGCTTCGTCTTATTGATTGGGGTCTTGCAGAGTTCTATCATCCCAAGATGGAATACAATGCTAGAGTTGCTTCAAG ATGCTACAAGGGTCCTGAACTACTTGTGGATTTGTTAGATTATGATTACTCATTGGATTTGTGGAGTCTTGGTTGCATGTTCGCAGCAATG ATATTCCGAGTGGACCCTTTCTTTAGTGGCCAGGATAATTATGATCAATTAGTGAAAATAGCTGAG GTTCTTGGCACAGGAGACCTGTATAACTACCTTGAAAAATATGGCCTCCAGCTTGACCCACAGCTTGAAAGACTTATTGGAAG ACATAATAGGAAACCATGGCCCAAGTTTGTGAATGCTAGGAACAGACACCTTGCAACACCTGAG GCTATTGATTTGGTAGATAAACTCCTCCGGTATGATCACCAGAAAAGGCCTACAGCCAAGGAAACCATG